DNA from Gammaproteobacteria bacterium:
TTAAACAGCAATGAATCCAGCGAAATCGTCATTAGCACTAGCTATCAGAACAATCATGTTTTAATCAGTGTGTGCGACAGTGGTGATGGCGTACCCAAAAACATCGCCGACAAAATCTTTGAACCTTTTTTTACCACCAAGGCACGCGGCAAAGGCATAGGTCTGGGCTTAACCATCGCTCGCGATATCATCATGAACGATCATGGGGGTGCGCTCTATTTTGCGAACAATGCCGATGCCGGCGCTACCTTCACTATCAGCCTACCGGTTGATCCACGTTTAGCTGCAACGCTCGCACATTAGACAAATCTGTCGCAAATCGGCGTGTTCCTGACCGCACGCCATTCCTCTATTCATTCGTAGTCTTTTCCTGCGTTTTCGCTTAGGCATGCCTCAACCTATAAAAGGAGTCATGCTAGAATGCCCGAGCTTTTAATCTTGCCAGCGATCGTTATATATAATGGAACAACTTTCAGTACAGACGCTCCAACAACAACTCAATAATGTGACCGCACCATTAGTGCTGGATGTGCGCGAAGCCAGCGAATGGGCCATTTGTCATATTGAAGGTGCTCTCCATATACCGATGGGTGAAATCACCCGCCGGTATCAAGAGTTACCGGACGATCTGCCGATTGTGGTGATGTGTCACCACGGCATGCGTAGCCTGCAAGTCGCGCACTATTTGCAACAACAAGGTTTCAATGTTGCTAATTTAGCCGGTGGCATCGACGCCTGGGCACAAGAAATTGATGCTCAGATGACGCGCTATTAAATATTTTATAAATTGGATACTTTTATCATGCCAAAAAAAATACTTCCTTTACGAACTTTATTATTAATAAGTGTTGGTTTTATCAACAGCGTCGGCATAAGTCCAATGTTGCACGCTGCTGATTTATTACAGGTGTATCAAGACGGCTTACAAGAGAATCCTTCTTTGTTAGCAGCCAAAGCTCAATTTAATGTAATTAGTGAAAACGTTACACAAAGTCGCGCGGCTTTATTGCCTCAAATCTCAGGTAACGTCAATATTTCGCGCGGCACTACTGATGTAACAAGCAGCGACAGCAGCTTCATTACTACAGGCTCTAGAGATACTGAAAGCCAAGGTT
Protein-coding regions in this window:
- a CDS encoding sulfurtransferase, which encodes MEQLSVQTLQQQLNNVTAPLVLDVREASEWAICHIEGALHIPMGEITRRYQELPDDLPIVVMCHHGMRSLQVAHYLQQQGFNVANLAGGIDAWAQEIDAQMTRY